The following are encoded together in the Oscarella lobularis chromosome 10, ooOscLobu1.1, whole genome shotgun sequence genome:
- the LOC136192049 gene encoding contactin-3-like: MNCIRVEWDPPPVEDRNGDVILYEIHYVGEEFDTNPHTRTVNVSGDVQSVHATLTGLEEYVVYDVKIRAYNHLGPSPYSSVQSVRTYEVPPARPTDLFFLNVTSISGVDGLVDLKVTWSLSPRNVNVP; encoded by the exons ATGAACTGTATTCGCGTTGAATGGGATCCTCCTCCGGTGGAAGATCGCAACGGAGATGTCATTCTTTATGAAATACACTACGTTGGAGAAGAGTTTGATACGAATCCTCACACACGTACGGTTAATGTGAGCGGTGACGTTCAGTCAGTTCACGCTACTCTAACTGGCCTGGAGGAGTACGTggtttatgacgtcaaaatccgGGCTTACAACCACTTGGGTCCCAGTCCTTACTCTTCTGTTCAGTCTGTTAGAACGTATGAAG TTCCGCCTGCACGTCCAACggatcttttctttctaaacGTCACTTCAATTTCCGGCGTAGATGGTCTGGTTGATCTCAAAGTGACGTGGTCTTTATCTCCAAGAAATGTCAATG TTCCATGA
- the LOC136192295 gene encoding insulin-like growth factor 1 receptor: MKWPTYDDFQFSKKRLKIEDELGEGQFGKVYFAWAKGIVKGEEQTRVAVKTMKQGSSQETAEDFRKEMEIMMDFDHPNIVRLLGICTRDEPLYLITELMKHGDLKAFIRKARPNETHPRSLLSIVQLVDIAAQAAAGVAYLASRLFVHRDIAARNCLVGENDNQLSVKVSDFGMARDIYQEEYYRRKGGTMPIRWMAPEAITDGKYTVESDVWSLGVLLWEIFVFGYQPYFGKSNEQVIGGILQGSLSLECPSLCPKSVYQFMLRCWERDPSDRIKSSDVANALQAMRDMGDISAGHLDVSSTASTSEDYTPMSSFTPPNSKFEEQPLLPQSNNAYYLDMSGGKAPSASSGQKRYVSAEPNKKVPLAGTSYVNATAQDLSNSPASYLNIASTRSKMPVEDDYTPMSSFAPRGIELDPMNKEEVSLPDITTMNDGNPLRDAPAEAKEKKKEKKLSSLKSTTYVNVMASTEDLDSATQTGKDDPSA, translated from the coding sequence ATGAAGTGGCCAACGTACGACGACTTCCAATTCAGCAAGAAACGTCTCAAAATTGAAGATGAACTCGGCGAAGGTCAATTTGGAAAAGTCTATTTTGCCTGGGCAAAGGGAATCGTCAAAGGCGAAGAGCAAACGCGAGTTGCAGTGAAAACAATGAAGCAGGGGTCGTCGCAAGAGACGGCCGAAGATTTTcgaaaggaaatggaaatcaTGATGGACTTTGATCATCCAAACATTGTCCGTCTTCTGGGAATCTGCACGCGTGACGAACCCCTCTATCTCATCACTGAACTCATGAAACACGGCGATTTGAAGGCCTTCATTCGAAAGGCGCGTCCCAACGAGACGCATCCGCGTTCTCTTCTGTCCATCGTCCAACTGGTGGACATCGCCGCTCAGGCGGCCGCCGGTGTCGCCTATCTCGCCTCGCGTCTGTTCGTTCATCGCGATATTGCTGCACGAAactgtctcgtcggcgaaaacgatAATCAATTATCAGTGAAAGTTTCCGACTTTGGAATGGCAAGAGATATTTACCAAGAAGAGTACTATCGTCGTAAAGGCGGTACGATGCCCATTCGATGGATGGCCCCAGAAGCGATAACCGACGGGAAATACACAGTCGAATCAGACGTCTGGTCACTAGGCGTTCTTCTATGGGAGATCTTCGTCTTTGGGTATCAGCCTTATTTTGGCAAGAGCAACGAGCAAGTGATCGGTGGAATTCTTCAAGGTAGCTTAAGTTTGGAGTGTCCTTCGCTCTGTCCCAAGTCCGTGTATCAGTTCATGCTTCGCTGCTGGGAGAGAGATCCGTCGGATAGAATCAAGTCGAGTGACGTGGCGAACGCTTTGCAGGCTATGAGAGATATGGGCGACATATCTGCGGGTCATTTAGATGTGTCGTCGACCGCATCGACGTCGGAGGATTACACACCTATGAGTTCTTTTACTCCTCCCAACTCCAAATTTGAAGAACAACCTTTATTGCCTCAGTCGAATAACGCTTACTACTTGGATATGAGTGGCGGCAAGGCTCCTTCAGCGTCGAGTGGTCAGAAGCGTTATGTGAGTGCGGAGCCGAATAAGAAAGTGCCACTGGCAGGTACCAGTTACGTCAACGCTACGGCGCAGGATTTGTCCAATTCTCCTGCGAGTTATTTGAATATTGCCTCGACCCGATCAAAGATGCCAGTTGAAGACGATTACACGCCAATGAGTTCTTTCGCTCCTCGTGGCATAGAGTTAGATCCAATGAATAAAGAAGAAGTTTCCTTGCCAGATATCACTACTATGAATGACGGCAATCCTTTGCGAGATGCGCCCGCGGaggcgaaagagaagaagaaagagaagaaattgtcaTCTCTGAAGTCGACTACTTACGTGAATGTCATGGCCAGCACAGAGGACTTGGATTCTGCAACCCAAACAGGTAAGGATGATCCTAGTGCTTGA
- the LOC136191978 gene encoding uncharacterized protein yields MQETAFAIFNYKARCDQELTLKYEKTAQKYEQVFFSDSTYFIMNQWDSVACVISQCRVLSGSIPSSVKFFSLLDAWINPTISIRVGRCSRSRQREANNRRAMTSLAYFGVPDIRLVEGIAVWCYHDDAETNRKRRYQVVRVTLLLLRNCDFQTSSGCH; encoded by the exons ATGCAAGAGACGGCGTTCG CGATCTTCAACTACAAAGCACGATGCGATCAAGAGCTCACGCTGaagtacgaaaaaacggcgCAAAAATACGAACAG GTCTTTTTTTCCGATTCTACATATTTTATTATGAATCAATGGGATTCAGTTGCCTGTGTGATCTCGCA atgtcGTGTACTTTCTGGATCAATTCCTTCATCCGTCAAG ttcttttctctcctcgaCGCTTGGATCAATCCGACGATATCAATCAGAGTGGGAAGATGCAGCCGAAGTAGGCAAAGAGAAGCGAACAATAGAAGG gcgatgacgtcattggcttATTTCGGGGTTCCGGATATTCGCCTTGTGGAAGGGATCGCCGTCTGGTGTTACCATGATGACGCAGAAACcaatcgaaagagaagataTCAG gtCGTACGCGTGACACTTTTACTTCTCCGAAATTGCGATTTTCAGACCTCGTCAGGATGTCATT AA